One window of the Mixophyes fleayi isolate aMixFle1 chromosome 6, aMixFle1.hap1, whole genome shotgun sequence genome contains the following:
- the LOC142160783 gene encoding trypsin-like encodes MKFLLICMLLGAAAALDDDKIVGGYTCAQNSVPSIVSLNSGYHFCGGSLINNLWVVSAAHCYKTSVQVRLGEHNIFATEGSEQFISSAKVIRHASYNSRTLDNDIWLIKLASAASLNSYVQPVSLPSGCAASGTSCLIAGWGNTLSSGTNMPSLLQCVNAPVLTAAQCSNAYPGEITANMICVGYLEGGKDSCQGDSGGPVICNGQLQGIVSWGYGCALRNYPGVYTKVCNYNSWISSTLATN; translated from the exons ATGAAGTTCCTTCTGATCTGTATGCTCCTCGGAGCTGCTG CTGCTCTTGATGATGATAAGATTGTTGGAGGTTACACATGCGCCCAGAATTCTGTTCCTTCCATAGTTTCCCTGAACTCAGGATATCATTTCTGTGGAGGGTCCCTGATTAACAACCTGTGGGTGGTCTCTGCTGCTCACTGCTACAAGAC GAGTGTTCAGGTCAGACTGGGAGAACACAACATCTTTGCAACTGAGGGCAGCGAGCAGTTCATCAGCTCTGCCAAAGTCATCAGACATGCCAGCTACAACTCCAGAACCCTGGACAATGACATCTGGTTGATCAAGTTGGCCTCCGCCGCCTCCCTCAATTCCTACGTCCAGCCTGTGTCCCTGCCCTCCGGCTGCGCAGCCTCTGGCACCAGCTGTCTGATCGCTGGCTGGGGAAACACACTCAGCAGTGGCA CCAACATGCCATCTCTCCTGCAGTGTGTGAATGCCCCCGTCCTGACCGCCGCTCAGTGTAGCAATGCCTACCCAGGAGAGATCACTGCTAACATGATCTGTGTTGGATACTTGGAAGGTGGCAAGGATTCCTGCCAG GGTGACTCTGGTGGACCCGTGATCTGCAATGGACAGCTTCAGGGTATTGTCTCCTGGGGATATGGCTGCGCTCTGAGGAACTATCCCGGTGTCTACACCAAGGTCTGCAACTACAACTCCTGGATTTCCAGCACTCTTGCCACCAACTAA